DNA from Aureimonas sp. AU20:
GCCGGCTTCCTGATCGTGGTGGCCGACATGCTGCGGCCGCGCAAGGACGCCTACGCGGAGAGGAATGTCTGGAACGCCGGCACGCTGGAATGGGCGGGCGAGGTGCCGGACCAGCCCTGGGGCGTGCGCTCCGTGCCGATCATCCGCTCGCGCTATCCGATCTGGGACCAGCCGGGCTTCGTCGACGACATCGATAAGGGCCGGTTCTACATGCCGGACGCCGAGGAGGGCAAGCGCGAGACCATGGTGACCACCGTGCTCGACGCCGAGCCGGTGCAGTGCCTGCGCGTGCCCGGCCCCTCCTTCGTGCCGATGTTCGCCGCGATCTTCCTCGGCGCCTGCTTCATCGCCGCGACCTTTCACTATTGGACGCTGACCATCGCCTCGCTGGTGGTCGCGGTCTTCGTCATCCTGTTCTGGCTCTGGAAGGCGACCGCCGTCATTCCCGAGAAGGACGAGAAATATGTCGGGCTCGGCCTGACCCTGCCGACCTATGTCTCGGGGCCGCATTCGGTCTCCTGGTGGGCCATGTTCATTACCATGATCGGCGATGCCACGGCCTTTCTGAGCCTCGTCTTCGGCTATTACTTCTTCTTCACCATCCACGAGAACTTCCCGCCCGCCGGGGTGAGCGGTCCGGGCCAGCTCTGGCCGAGCGTTTCGCTGGCGCTTTTCGCGCTCGGCTGGGGCGCGACGCTGCTGGCCCATCGCACCCTGAAGCGCGGCAGCGTCGGCGCGGCGCGGCTGCTCCTCCTCGTCGGGCTGGTGGCGCATCTTGCGGCCGGCGCGGCGCTGCTCTGGGGGCCGCATGCGACGGGGCTCCAGCCCTCGACCCATGTCTATCCCGCCACCGTCTGGATCCTCTGCATCTGGACGGCGATCCATGCCGGCGTCGGCGCCCTGATGCTGGCCTACTGCCTCGCCCGCTCGCTCGCCGGCAAGCTGACGCCGCGCTACGACATCGACCTCGCCAATGTCGCGCTCTACGCCCATTTCGCGGTGGCCACCGGCCTCGTCACGGTTCTGACGGTCGGCTGGTTCCCCTTGGTCGCAGGAGGCTTAGAGTGACTTTCGAAACCTCCCGGGGTCGACTGGCGGAGGCTTTTGGCCGCCCGGCATCGTTGCCGATCCTCGCCGATGCTGTCGGCATCGACTGCGTTCGGCGCCTTGCCGACGACCAAAATCCTTCCACCATCCTCCGCCCGGAGGCCTCGAAAGTCACTCTCCCATGTTCGGTCTTCGCCGCGGTACAAGCGACAGCTTGATCACCATGATCGCGACGCCCACGGTCTGGGCGCTGCATTTCCTCTTCTCCTATGTCTGGGTGGCGAGCGCCTGCGCGCCCAACGAGGACGTGTTCAAGTCCATCGCCCCGGCGCGGATCGGCGTGGCGGTGGCGACGGTGCTCGGCCTCCTCTTCTGCTTCTTCGCCGGCCTTCGCGCTTGGAGGGAATGGCGGGCGGAGGGCGGCGAGCCGCCGCACGACAAGCCGACCGAGGCCGATCGCGAGCGGCAGATGGAACTCGCCTCCGTGCTTCTGTCCGGCCTCTCCTTCCTCGCCATCGTCTTCACCGCCCTGCCGGTCCTTCTCGTGGCGGATTGCCGATGAGCCCGTCGCGCTGGGACATCCCGCCCGAGCCCGTCCGCCCGGCTCCCCTGGGCGGCAAAGCTTTGATGCGTCGGCACGCGCCGCTGGCCTTGGCGCTCCTCGTGCTCGTCGCGGCCTGGTTCGGGCCGCTGCCGGCGCGGGCCGAGACGTCCTTCGCCGCGCATATGATCCTGCATATGGGCGTCGTCGCCTTGGCCGCGCCGCTCCTCGCCTTCGGCCTCGCGCGCTCCAACCTTCTGCCGACCGGCGCCAGCGCCGGGCGTTTCGTTCTGCCGGCGGCACTTCTGGAATTCCTTCTGATCTGGGGCTGGCACGCGCCGGCCCTGCATGACGCGGCGCGCCAGAGTCTGGCGCTCTTCGCCCTCGAACAGGCTTCCTTCCTGCTCGCCGGTCTCTTCCTCTGGACGGCGGCACTCGGCAGCCTCGGCAGCCAGCGCACCGGCGCGCGCGCCGCAGGGGCAGCCGGCCTGCTGCTCACCTCCATGCACATGACGCTGCTCGGCGCGCTGCTCCTGCTCGCGCCCCGCCCGCTCTATCGCTGCGGCACGCTCTGTTCGCCGCTGGCGACGCTGACTCCGCTGGAAGACCAGCAGCTCGGCGGCACGCTCATGCTCGCGGTCGGCGGCGCGGCCTATCTCGCGGGCGGCATCGCGCTGCTCGCCGGCGTTCTCAACACCAGACCGGCCGAGGCGCGTCCATGAAGCGAACCGTCGAGATTACCTGGCGCCGCCTCGCCCTTCTGCCGGTGATCGGGGTTGCCGGCGCGCTCCTCGTCGGCGGCTCGGGCCTTGTGTCGATCGCCGCCTCCTCGGGCCATTTAGCCCCCGTCGAATGGTTTCTCCATTGGACCTTCAACCGTGCGGTGGTGACGCAGTCGTTGCCGATCGCAGTGCCGGCCGGCGTCGATCTCGCAGACCCCCTTCTGGTGCAGCGCGCGGCGGGGCATTTCGCCAGCGGCTGCGCCCCCTGCCACGGCGCGCCGGGCGAGAAACAGTCGCCGCTGACGCAGGCCATGGTGCCGCCGCCGCCGCGCCTGGAGGAGAATGTCGGCCATTGGCGGGACCGCGAATTGTTCTGGCTGGGCCTTCACGGCATCAAATATTCCGGCATGCCGGCCTGGACCGCCCCATCGCGGCCCGACGAAGTCTGGTCCATGGTCGCCTTCCTGCGCGCCCTGCCGGGCATGAAGGCTGAGACCTATGCCGATCTGGCGCTTGGCGGAGGCCAAGCCGGCAAGGCCGGCGCCGCGCCGACGGACGCCGCGCCGGGCCTGATCCCGGGCCTCGCCGCGCTGGGCGAGAAGGCCGCGCCGGCGCTCGCCGACTGCGCACGCTGCCATGGCTATGACGGGCGCGGACGCGGCGCGCCGGGCGCCTTTCCCAACATCGCGGGCCAGCCGGAAGCCTATCTCGCGGCGACGCTTCTGGCCTATGCCTCGGGCACGCGCGAAAGCGGCATCATGACGCCCGCCGCCGGTATTCACGAGGAAGCGACGCTGCGCGAGCTCGCCGCCTGGTATGCCGCGCAGGACCCTGGCCCCGCTACGAGCGGCCCGATCCCGCCGCCTGCCGGCGTCGCGATCGGATACGAGGGCGCCGCGCGCCTGCCGCGCGGCAGCATCGGCCCCGGGGCACCCGACATCGAGCCCGCCCCCTCGGGCGCGGCGGCCGCGCTCGACCCCGCCGCCGCGAACGGTCCGCCCTATAGCACGGCGGGCTTGTCCGAACTCGGCCGGCGCATCGCGCAGGAAGGCCTGCCCGAGCGCAAGCTCGCCGCCTGCGAGACCTGCCATGGCGCTGCCGGGCGAGCGCGCAACCCGAACCATCCCCGCCTCGCCGGCCAGCCGGAATGGTTCATCGCCACCCAGCTCCAGCTCTGGAAGGACGATCATCGCGGCGGCACGCCTTCGAACCATGTCATGATCCCGATCGCCACCAACATGACGCAGGAGCAGATCGACGCCCTGGCGCTCTGGTATTCCCGGGCCGATCCCGCCCGGTAAAGGGCCGCGACGGGGTGTCGGAAAGGCTGGGAAGATTGAGCGACGGCTAACCCCGCCGCTGGCGGCATGGCTATCCTGAAATTGTCGTCGCCTTCGCCTATCGCGGAGGCGCGTCTTTTCCCAGTACCGCGAGCGCTTTATGAGCTCGGAACAAGACCGGGCGCGGCGAACCGGACGGATGATTTGGAGTGCCTGACAGAACCCTTGGGCGGAGGATGGTCGAGGAGTTTTGTCCGGGGAAGAGGATCGAAGCTTGAGCGATGCCAGCGACACAGCCAAGCGTTCGCGACGAAGCCTCAGAAGACCCGACCAGCCGACCCCGTGAGGTTTTGTCAGGCGCCCTTCGATCCTGTCCCGGCCTGCCCTGCGCCGCGCAGGGAAAACACGGAGAAGGAACGGCCATGCCGCTTCACATCGAGACGCCGCTGATCGAGTCGTCCAGCCTCGGGCGGCCGGGCCTTTCCGTCTGGCTGAAGCTGGAGGCGCTTCAGCCGCCGGGCTCCTTCAAGATTCGCGGCATCGGCCATGCCTGCGAGCGCCATGCGGAAGCCGGCAAGCGCCGCTTCGTCTCCTCTTCCGGCGGCAATGCGGGTCTTGCCGTCGCCTATGCCGGGCGAAGGCTCGGCTTGCCCGTCACCGTGGTCGTGCCGGAAACCACGAGCGCGCGGGCGCGCGCCCTGATCGAGGCGGAAGGGGCGGAGCTGCGGGTCCACGGCGCGGCCTGGCACGAGGCGAACGCCCTGGCCCTCTCGCTGGTGGACGGGGAGACCGCCTTTCTCCATCCGTTCGACGATCCGCTTCTGTGGGAAGGCCATGCCAGCCTGATCGACGAGGCCCTGCGTCAGGGGCCGGGCTTCGACGCGGTGGTGCTCTCGGTCGGCGGCGGCGGGCTGTTGTCCGGCGTGGTGGAGGGGCGGCGGCGCAACGGGCTCGAAACCTGCCCGGTCTTCGCGGTGGAAACCGAGGGCGCGGCCTCGCTCGCCCGCTCTGTGGAGGCCGGGCGGCGCGTCACGCTGGAGACGATTTCCACCGTCGCCACCTCTCTGGCGGCGAGAGAGGTTTGCGAGCAGGCCTTCGCGCTCACGCAAAGCCACGACATCCGCCCCGTTCTGGTCGGCGACCGCGAGGCGCTGCGAGCCTGCGAGCGCTTTCTGGACGACCATCGCATCCTGGTGGAGCCCGCCTGCGGCGCGGCGCTTGCCGCCGTCTCGGACGGCGCGGCCGATCTCTCCGCCTTTCGCTCCGTTCTCGTCGTGGTCTGCGGCGGAGCTGTCGCGACGATCGACACGATCCGCGCCGCCAGCGCCGCGCTGGACGAGGCGGCCTAACGGGCAGGGAAACTAAGAGACGATCGGTCCGGCCGGCGTTCGCGATTTCACGCCTCCCCCTCTCGCCACCCGGCCGGGCGCCGCGCATGATCGCCCCTGATTCGGGAGAACGGCATGAGCACCTTGTTTCTGGGCATCGACGCGGGCGGCACCAGTTGCCGCGCGCGGCTGATCGATGAAAGCGGCATCGTGTTCGGCGAGGGTGCGGCCGGGCCGGCCTCGGCGCGCCTGGGCGTGGAAGCGGTGTTCGACGCGATGATGGGGGCGGCGCGCGAGGCGTGGCGCGCGGCCGAGCTTGGCCCCTTCGCCTTCGCCCGGGTGCGCGCGGCCGCCGGAATAGCCGGCTATCGCCGCGAGGGCATCGCGGCTGACTTCACGGTTCGCCCCCATCCGTTCGAAAGCCTGCAACTGACCGACGACGGCACGATCGCGTGTCTCGGCGCCCATGGCGGCGCGGAAGGCGGCGTGGTGATCGCCGGCACGGGCTCCATCGCCTACGGGCTGCGCACGGGGCACGCGCTGCGCTTCGGCGGCTACGGCTTTCCCGCCTCGGACGAGGGTTCGGGTGCGCGGCTGGGCCTTGCCGCCATGGAGGCGGCGTTCCAGGCGATCGACGGGCGCGCCGTGCCGACGCCGCTGACCGAGGCGCTGATCGAGCGCTTCGGCGGCCGGGCGGCGGCGATGACGCATTGGTGCGACGGGGCGACGCCGACCGACTACGCCGCGCTGGCGCCGCTCGTCACGCTCCATGCCGAGCGGGGCGACCGGATCGCCCAGCTTCTGATGGAAGGGGCGGGCGACGCGCTGGCCGCGCTCGCCGCCGCGCTGGAAGCGGCGGGCTGCCCGCGCATCGCGCTGATCGGCGGCCTTGCCGGCGCGGTGCAGCCCTACCTGCCGCAGGCGCTGGCCAAGCGCCTGTCCGAGCCGCTGGGCGACGCGTTGGACGGCGCGCTGGCGCTGGCCGGACTGCCGCTGACGCTCGCCGCGACGGATGCGCGATAGGGGTTAGCCTTACCGCCCCGCTTTTGTCTACGCGGTCCCGCTTCGGCGTCTGAGCCGCGATTCGGCGACGCGCGTCGCCAGCCCGTCCCCGTGTTCGAGCGGTCCCGCCAGAGTCCCGATGTCGGCAAATTTGTCGAACAGGCACCGATGCTTGTCGCTCCCATGGTGGCGCGACCCGCCATGCTTCGTGTATCGAGGGCCGATTGCAAACGCCGCGTCGCTCGGGCGTGGCCTCGGGATGGGGATGCGAAGACGATGAAATCACGTGCCGCCGTGGCTTGGGAAGCCGGCAAGCCGCTCACCATCGAGACCGTCGACATTCGCGGGCCGCAGCCGGGCGAGGTCCTGGTCGAGATCATGGCGACCGGCGTCTGCCACACCGACGCCTACACGCTGTCGGGTCTCGATTCGGAAGGCAAGTTCCCCGCCATTCTCGGCCACGAGGGCGCCGGCATCGTGCGCGAAGTGGGCGCGGGCGTCACCTCGGTGAAGCCGGGCGACCATGTGATTCCGCTCTACACGCCGGAATGCCGCAATTGTAAGAGCTGCCTGTCGCAGCGCACGAACCTGTGCACCGCGATCCGCTCCACGCAGGGCCAAGGCCTGATGCCGGACGGCACGAGCCGTTTCCGCTGCGACGAGTCGACCGTGTTCCACTACATGGGCTGCTCGACCTTCTCGAACTTCACCGTCCTGCCCGAGATCGCGGTCGCCAAGGTGCGCGAGGACGCGCCCTTCGACAAGATCTGCTACATCGGCTGCGGCGTCACCACCGGCATCGGCGCGGTGCTCTACACCGCCAAGGTCTGGCCAGGCGCCAATGTCGTCGTGTTCGGCTTGGGCGGCATCGGCCTCAACGTGATCCAGGGCGCCCGCATGGTCGGCGCCGACAAGATCATCGGCGTCGATCTCAACCCCGGCAAGGTCGAGATGGCCCGCAAGTTCGGCATGACCGACTTCATCAACCCGGCCGAGGTCGGCCGCGACAAGGTCGTGCAGGCGATCCTCGATCTCACCGGCGGCGGCGCCGACTTCTCCTTCGATGCGACCGGCAACACCGAGGTCATGCGCCAGGCTCTGGAATGCTGCCATCGCGGCTGGGGCGAATCGATCATCATCGGCGTGGCGGAGGCGGGCAAGGAAATCTCCACCCGTCCGTTCCAACTCGTCACCGGCCGCGTCTGGAAGGGCACGGCTTTCGGCGGCGCGCGGGGGCGCACCGACGTTCCCAAGATCGTCGACTGGTACATGGAGGGGAAGATCAACATCGACGATCTCATCACCCACACCATGCCGCTGGACGAGATCAACACCGCCTTCGACCTCATGCACGAGGGCAAGTCGATCCGCTCGGTGGTTGTCTACTGAGGATGAAGCCCGGCGAATGGCGCTGGCGGCGGTTCGACGCGCTTCACGTGCGCGAACTGCACGATCTGTTGAAGCTGCGCTGCGACGTGTTCGTGGTGGAGCAGGCCTGCGCCTTTGCCGAGATCGACGGGCGGGACCCGGACGCGCTGTATCTCCTCCGCCTGGAGGAGGGCGGCGCGCTCGCAGGGTGCCTGCGCCTTTTCGCGCCTGACGAGTCGAAGGGGGGCGAGGCGGAGGGGAATGCCGCCCGCATCGGGCGCATCGCCACCGCGCCGGCCCATCGCGGCACGGGCCTCGGTCATCTCATGATGGCCGAGGCCCTTCGCTTGTGCGCCGAGCGCTGGCCGGAAGTCGACATTCTCCTCTCGGCGCAAAGCCATCTTCAATCCTTTTATGGCAAGCACGGCTTCCAGCCCGTGTCGGAGCCCTATCTCGAAGACGACATTCCCCATATCGATATGCGACGCCGCGCGGGCGCCGCCGCAGCGCTTTCCTGATTGCCGTCTCGCAAGGACCATTGACCATGCCGCTCGATATCGTATCCACCGCGAAGGCCCATGGCGGCACGCAGGGGGTCTATGTCCACCATTCGCGGTCGACCGACACGGCCATGAAGTTCGCCGTGTTCACCCCGCCGCAGGCGAGCGAAGGGCGCGTTCCCGTGCTCTGGTTCCTGTCGGGCCTCACCTGCACGCACCAGAACGCCATGGACAAGGGCGAGTATCGCCGGCTCGCCGCCGAGCTCGGGCTGATGATCGTCCTGCCCGACACCAGCCCGCGCGGCCCGAACGTGCCGGACGAGACGGACAATTGGCAGTTCGGCTCGGGCGCCGGCTTCTATCTCGACGCGACGCGCGCGCCCTATGCCGAGAACTACCGGATGTACAGCTACGTCACGGACGAGCTGCCGAGCTATCTCGCGACGCATTTCCCCGCCGACATGAAGCGCCAGGGCATTTTCGGCCATTCCATGGGCGGCCACGGCGCCTTCACGATCGCGCTGCGCAACCCCGAGACCTATCGCTCGGCCTCGGCCTTCGCGCCGATCGTGCAGCCGACCACGGCGGACTGGTCGAAACCGGCCTTCGACAAATATCTCGGCGTCGGCGCCAAGTCGCAGCGCGACTACGACACGGTGGCGCTGATCGAGGACGGCAAGCGCTTTCCCGAGTTCTATGTCGACCAGGGCACGGCCGACAGCTTCCTGGAAACGGGGCTTCGCCCGCAGCTCCTGGCAAAGGCCTGCGAGCGCGTCGGCATCAAGCTGACCCTCAACATGCGCGAGGGCTACGACCATTCCTACAATTTCATCTCGACCTTCATGGACGATCACCTGCGCTATCACGCCGAGCGCCTGAAGGCCTGAACCGGACACAGTCGAGAAGGCGGCGGGGCGACCCGGCGCCTTTTTCACGAGGCGACACCGCCGCCGGGAGGGGGCGGCCCAAAAGGGGATAAGGACGATGAGCGAGCAGACCCGAGCCGATCTCGGCGTGCTGGGCATGGGCACGATGGGCGCCAATCTGGCGCTGAACTTCGCCGACAACGGCCGCTTCACCGTGGCGCTCGGCAACCGCACGGTCGAGAAGGCCTATGGCGTGCGCGACAACAACCCGGAGCTGGCCGAGCGCCTCGTGCCGACGGACTCGATCGAGCATTTCGTCGGGGTGCTCAAGAGCCCGCGCGTCGTGGTGCTGATGGTCAACGCGGGCAAGCCGGTGGACGACCAGATCGCTCTCGTCCTGCCCCATCTTGCCCCCGGCGACATCCTGATCGACGCCGGCAATGCCGACTTCAACGACACGGTGCGCCGCGAGCGCGAGATCAAGGGCACCGGCATCCACTTCGTCGGCATGGGCGTGTCGGGCGGCGAGGAAGGAGCGCGCCACGGCCCCTCCATCATGGTGGGCGGCGACCGCGCCGTGTGGGAGCGCCTGAAGCCGCTGCTCGAGCCGATCTCGGCCAAGTTCGGCGGCGCGCCTTGCGTCGACTGGCTGGGCACGGACGGCGCCGGCCACTTCGTCAAGACCATCCACAACGGCATCGAATATGCCGACATGCAGATGATCGCCGAGATCTACGGCATCCTGCGCGACGGCGTCGGCCTTTCGGCCGGCGAAATGTCGGACATCTTCGCCGACTGGAACACGCGCGGCCTCCAGTCCTACCTCATCGAGATCACCGCCGTGACCCTTCGCGAGAAGGACCCGGAGACCGGCAAGGCGCTGGTGGACGTGATCGTCGACGAGGCCGGCCAGAAGGGCACCGGGCGCTGGTCGGTGATCGAGGCGCAGAAGCTCGGCGTCGGCGCGACCACGCTGGAAGCGGCCGTCTCTGCGCGCGGCATCTCCTCGCGCCGGGCCGAGCGCGGCGACGCGGCCAAGCTCTTCGGCACGCTCGACACGGCA
Protein-coding regions in this window:
- a CDS encoding GNAT family N-acetyltransferase; the protein is MKPGEWRWRRFDALHVRELHDLLKLRCDVFVVEQACAFAEIDGRDPDALYLLRLEEGGALAGCLRLFAPDESKGGEAEGNAARIGRIATAPAHRGTGLGHLMMAEALRLCAERWPEVDILLSAQSHLQSFYGKHGFQPVSEPYLEDDIPHIDMRRRAGAAAALS
- a CDS encoding pyridoxal-phosphate dependent enzyme; the protein is MPLHIETPLIESSSLGRPGLSVWLKLEALQPPGSFKIRGIGHACERHAEAGKRRFVSSSGGNAGLAVAYAGRRLGLPVTVVVPETTSARARALIEAEGAELRVHGAAWHEANALALSLVDGETAFLHPFDDPLLWEGHASLIDEALRQGPGFDAVVLSVGGGGLLSGVVEGRRRNGLETCPVFAVETEGAASLARSVEAGRRVTLETISTVATSLAAREVCEQAFALTQSHDIRPVLVGDREALRACERFLDDHRILVEPACGAALAAVSDGAADLSAFRSVLVVVCGGAVATIDTIRAASAALDEAA
- a CDS encoding c-type cytochrome — protein: MKRTVEITWRRLALLPVIGVAGALLVGGSGLVSIAASSGHLAPVEWFLHWTFNRAVVTQSLPIAVPAGVDLADPLLVQRAAGHFASGCAPCHGAPGEKQSPLTQAMVPPPPRLEENVGHWRDRELFWLGLHGIKYSGMPAWTAPSRPDEVWSMVAFLRALPGMKAETYADLALGGGQAGKAGAAPTDAAPGLIPGLAALGEKAAPALADCARCHGYDGRGRGAPGAFPNIAGQPEAYLAATLLAYASGTRESGIMTPAAGIHEEATLRELAAWYAAQDPGPATSGPIPPPAGVAIGYEGAARLPRGSIGPGAPDIEPAPSGAAAALDPAAANGPPYSTAGLSELGRRIAQEGLPERKLAACETCHGAAGRARNPNHPRLAGQPEWFIATQLQLWKDDHRGGTPSNHVMIPIATNMTQEQIDALALWYSRADPAR
- a CDS encoding cytochrome c oxidase assembly protein, with the protein product MSPSRWDIPPEPVRPAPLGGKALMRRHAPLALALLVLVAAWFGPLPARAETSFAAHMILHMGVVALAAPLLAFGLARSNLLPTGASAGRFVLPAALLEFLLIWGWHAPALHDAARQSLALFALEQASFLLAGLFLWTAALGSLGSQRTGARAAGAAGLLLTSMHMTLLGALLLLAPRPLYRCGTLCSPLATLTPLEDQQLGGTLMLAVGGAAYLAGGIALLAGVLNTRPAEARP
- a CDS encoding BadF/BadG/BcrA/BcrD ATPase family protein, with product MSTLFLGIDAGGTSCRARLIDESGIVFGEGAAGPASARLGVEAVFDAMMGAAREAWRAAELGPFAFARVRAAAGIAGYRREGIAADFTVRPHPFESLQLTDDGTIACLGAHGGAEGGVVIAGTGSIAYGLRTGHALRFGGYGFPASDEGSGARLGLAAMEAAFQAIDGRAVPTPLTEALIERFGGRAAAMTHWCDGATPTDYAALAPLVTLHAERGDRIAQLLMEGAGDALAALAAALEAAGCPRIALIGGLAGAVQPYLPQALAKRLSEPLGDALDGALALAGLPLTLAATDAR
- a CDS encoding S-(hydroxymethyl)glutathione dehydrogenase/class III alcohol dehydrogenase, with the protein product MKSRAAVAWEAGKPLTIETVDIRGPQPGEVLVEIMATGVCHTDAYTLSGLDSEGKFPAILGHEGAGIVREVGAGVTSVKPGDHVIPLYTPECRNCKSCLSQRTNLCTAIRSTQGQGLMPDGTSRFRCDESTVFHYMGCSTFSNFTVLPEIAVAKVREDAPFDKICYIGCGVTTGIGAVLYTAKVWPGANVVVFGLGGIGLNVIQGARMVGADKIIGVDLNPGKVEMARKFGMTDFINPAEVGRDKVVQAILDLTGGGADFSFDATGNTEVMRQALECCHRGWGESIIIGVAEAGKEISTRPFQLVTGRVWKGTAFGGARGRTDVPKIVDWYMEGKINIDDLITHTMPLDEINTAFDLMHEGKSIRSVVVY
- the fghA gene encoding S-formylglutathione hydrolase — translated: MPLDIVSTAKAHGGTQGVYVHHSRSTDTAMKFAVFTPPQASEGRVPVLWFLSGLTCTHQNAMDKGEYRRLAAELGLMIVLPDTSPRGPNVPDETDNWQFGSGAGFYLDATRAPYAENYRMYSYVTDELPSYLATHFPADMKRQGIFGHSMGGHGAFTIALRNPETYRSASAFAPIVQPTTADWSKPAFDKYLGVGAKSQRDYDTVALIEDGKRFPEFYVDQGTADSFLETGLRPQLLAKACERVGIKLTLNMREGYDHSYNFISTFMDDHLRYHAERLKA
- the gndA gene encoding NADP-dependent phosphogluconate dehydrogenase; amino-acid sequence: MSEQTRADLGVLGMGTMGANLALNFADNGRFTVALGNRTVEKAYGVRDNNPELAERLVPTDSIEHFVGVLKSPRVVVLMVNAGKPVDDQIALVLPHLAPGDILIDAGNADFNDTVRREREIKGTGIHFVGMGVSGGEEGARHGPSIMVGGDRAVWERLKPLLEPISAKFGGAPCVDWLGTDGAGHFVKTIHNGIEYADMQMIAEIYGILRDGVGLSAGEMSDIFADWNTRGLQSYLIEITAVTLREKDPETGKALVDVIVDEAGQKGTGRWSVIEAQKLGVGATTLEAAVSARGISSRRAERGDAAKLFGTLDTARAEFHTDHEGLAELEAALETAKIIAYAQGYAVMADASREFGWNLPLGEIARIWRAGCIIRSRFLDDITQAYESGGAVVNLLQAPSFADRVRQGQASLRRVVAKAALAGLPVPALSAALAYFDDYRRARGTTNLTQAQRDLFGAHTFHRLDQDGTFHHKWPQV